CCTTTAGATAAGAGATAACATTATATACATTAAAATAAAAGCGGGCCTTGTTTTCAACCCGCTTTTATTTTTTCTGAATAAATTACCGAAAAATATATTTCGAATGTAAGGTCATGCAAATTAGTATTACTAATTTTGCAATCCATAACGGGGACAGGATGAATATGACAAATAACATTCACGACATACTGGCAGAATATTGGGGATATTCAGAATTCCGCCCTTTACAGGAAGATATCATCCATTCGGTTTTATCAGGAAAAGATACTTTAGGTTTAATGCCGACTGGAGGAGGGAAATCGCTTACTTTTCAGATTCCGGCAATGGCCACCGAGGGAATATGCCTTGTCATCACACCCCTCATCGCTTTAATGAAAGACCAGGTAGATGATCTAAGAAATCGCGGTATTAAAGCAAATTATATATGTTCGGGACTTTCTCGCCGGGAAACGAATGTCGCTTTAGATAATTGTATATATGGAAAATATAAGTTTCTATATGTCTCTCCAGAGCGTCTTTCAAGCGAACTTTTCCTCTCCAAGTTAAAAGCGATGAAAGTATCCCTAATCGTCGTAGACGAGGCTCATTGTATTTCTCAATGGGGATACGATTTCAGACCATCTTATCTCAAAATTGCCGATATAAGAGATATATTCCCTGAAGTGTCCATCCTTGCACTTACTGCCACCGCAACACCCCAAGTAGCCACCGACATACAAGAAAAACTTCGATTTAAAAAGGGTAATCTTTTCAAAAAAAGTTTTAACCGTCCAAACCTCAGCTATGTTGTACGATATGGAGACAATAAAATACAACAGCTTGTTCATATTTTAAATCGTGTTCCCGGAACAGCAGTCGTATATGTACGAAGCCGCAAAAGAAGCAAGGAAATATCGGAAATGTTACGGGAAAACGGCATCTCTTCAGATTTTTATCACGCAGGATTACAACGAGAGATAAAAAATGAAAAACAACAAAAATGGAAATCGGGAGAATGCCGAGTAATGGTATCTACAAATGCTTTTGGAATGGGTATCGATAAAGCAGATGTAAGGGTTGTCGCTCATATCGATTTACCAGATTCTCCTGAAGAATATTATCAAGAAGCCGGACGAGCCGGACGTGACGGGAAAAGAGCTTATGCCGTCATAATTTATTCTAAAACAGATAAGGCAAAACTAAAAAAGCGTATATCCGACGCCTTTCCCGAAAGAGAATTTATCCGCCGCATTTACGATTCTCTTTGTTATTTTCTACAAATAGCTGAAGGCGAAGGATTAAATACAATGTATGAATTCGACCTAAACGCTTTCTGCCGAACTTATAAATACCCCATTTTACCAGCTTATAATGCACTAAAATTATTGGAACAAGCCGGTTATATCGTTTTTACAGAAGAAATA
The window above is part of the Coprobacter tertius genome. Proteins encoded here:
- a CDS encoding RecQ family ATP-dependent DNA helicase — its product is MTNNIHDILAEYWGYSEFRPLQEDIIHSVLSGKDTLGLMPTGGGKSLTFQIPAMATEGICLVITPLIALMKDQVDDLRNRGIKANYICSGLSRRETNVALDNCIYGKYKFLYVSPERLSSELFLSKLKAMKVSLIVVDEAHCISQWGYDFRPSYLKIADIRDIFPEVSILALTATATPQVATDIQEKLRFKKGNLFKKSFNRPNLSYVVRYGDNKIQQLVHILNRVPGTAVVYVRSRKRSKEISEMLRENGISSDFYHAGLQREIKNEKQQKWKSGECRVMVSTNAFGMGIDKADVRVVAHIDLPDSPEEYYQEAGRAGRDGKRAYAVIIYSKTDKAKLKKRISDAFPEREFIRRIYDSLCYFLQIAEGEGLNTMYEFDLNAFCRTYKYPILPAYNALKLLEQAGYIVFTEEIDSLSRLMMTIQRDELYKFNQSDKNERLLQCILRSYTGLFTDYVFIQEDLIAQRSGLSRQEIYEGLIFLSKSHILHYIPRKKTPYIIFSSRRIESKYISISREIYEKRKERYVHRIESMLGYVHAEEECRVKVLLHYFGEEINECGECDICKRKNERNLSTSTFLKAKKAIYQAISTDKNSLNKIIESIQMPQEEIVETLRYLCDEKQIVHKEGLYYINQ